The stretch of DNA gcagtatattttaaaaaattacataattTTATACACTAAAACGAATTGTAatagaaactaaactatttgtTCATTATTTCTAAACTTTtgagtttcaaaaatattttaataagatGAGTCTTAAGTTTATACTTTCGAAAGTATTGAAATTAAACACTACAGAGTATAGACTTTAGACATTcagtataattttaaaaaaacaagtaCCTAAGTTAAGCTAtggatttttttgggtgtgatATAAATTCTGACCATGCcagaatttattatttttgcatgagAAATTGATtcgttttctattttttatcatCCCCTCCCTTGTAACAAATACCTGATCTTGAAATTTACATTAGTTAACTTTAACTTTTGTTTATTACTTGTCCTTTGTATTGGTTTCTATCCAATTTTTGTGACTAAATAAATTGACATAGACCTCGGGCAACTTGTTACATTCGCTATAGGCCAATAAGCCGGCCAGCCTGCCATTGATGACCAGCGGGGCTCCCTGGTTGAAGGTGCAGACGTTGTCCTTCTTGGCGGTGCAAAGGTTTTGATCCGTTACCACCGAAGACCAACGCAAGCTCTTTCGTATCGCGGCGCAATCACGGACTTGCAAGAGCTGGACTTTAGTTTTGCGCAGTACATTTGGTGAGACGGCCCAGCACGATTTGTTCAGAAATCGCCACCAGCTGAGGGAACCCCATCCGGAGACTGAGGCCGAGGCCCGGTCGCCCTTCTGAGGCTGCTTGTCGATTATAGCGATTTCTTTGACCTTTTCCGAGGGCGTTAGCGGTTCGCAGAGGTTCAGCAAAGCCGGATAGCTTTCGACCTTCTTTTTGTCGGACTGGGGATGGATAATCACTTTGCAAACTGCAACAGCAGTTCCCAAACCTCGACGGGCGTTGCCTACGCGCACCTTGAGACCAGATACTTTCTTGCCTTCCACGCAGTCCGAAACAGTAAGTATGTACTTGG from Drosophila takahashii strain IR98-3 E-12201 chromosome 2R, DtakHiC1v2, whole genome shotgun sequence encodes:
- the LOC108061738 gene encoding trypsin-3-like, whose protein sequence is MLQSPPILFLVILAWSSRAQDLDASCGIAGKITPIREVPWIASVQLEKNNLCIGTILNTKYILTVSDCVEGKKVSGLKVRVGNARRGLGTAVAVCKVIIHPQSDKKKVESYPALLNLCEPLTPSEKVKEIAIIDKQPQKGDRASASVSGWGSLSWWRFLNKSCWAVSPNVLRKTKVQLLQVRDCAAIRKSLRWSSVVTDQNLCTAKKDNVCTFNQGAPLVINGRLAGLLAYSECNKLPEVYVNLFSHKNWIETNTKDK